Proteins encoded within one genomic window of Oncorhynchus tshawytscha isolate Ot180627B linkage group LG02, Otsh_v2.0, whole genome shotgun sequence:
- the si:ch1073-335m2.2 gene encoding msx2-interacting protein isoform X7, with protein sequence MVRETRHLWVGNLPEHVREEKIVEHFKRYGRVESVKVLRKRGSEGGVAAFVDFVDIKSAQKAHNAVNKMGDRDLRTDYNEPGSVPSAVRGLDDNPPSSSHGRDVSGFSRGAVGPVFGPPVSIHTREGRYERIRDGSESRERAYDHSPYGHHERGGTFDRQRHYNADYYRDRTMFAAGVSPGPGSAGAMGGSFETPEPHFESRIRGDPFTLSSAARRDPYRDDRGRRVDRTYHRRSRSSHSSQSRHPSPQRTTGQTPKAPHSPKRAPLSPGRGPRSRSRSRSSSSDSVSSTSSTGSGSSDSNSSSSDGSHARSVQSSATHAPPSQPCSMVMEGDEPRRSFGIRVQNLPVRSTDTSLKDGLFHEFKKHGKVTSVQIHGALEDRYGLVFFRQQEDQEKALNVSKGKLFFGMMIEVSAWNGPETESENEFRPLDGRIDEFHPKATRTLFIGNLEKTTSYQQLLDIFQRFGEIVDIDIKKVNGVPQYAFVQYSDIVSVCKAIKKMDGEYLGSNRLKLGFGKSMPTTCVWLDGLASNITEQYLTRHFCRYGHVVKVVFDRLKGMALILYNNTDFAQAAVRETKGWKIGGNKIKVDFASQESQMAFYRSMQASGQDIRDFYEIPTERREERPRPPYHEFSAERAYFENARTPGTIYPEDPRRDYPARSRERYSELEHYQGEHFDPRYHEDPREFRDYRDPFEQDIRKYTYIQRERERERERFEADHGMWSPSHPRRPITPSASPSPSERAPRDPERRVYSQSSERSGSCSSLSPPRFDKTDKAPPLEHGASSKSERLEKDIHLVEPERVAGAEKSKRGRRKEKGDKEKGEKSKSRKAKVNSPSIPPSETELEPSLDGGSGRGKVSDQDSLDRQRYKGDNDPPSDPTTSTSRHEPVKSERLESGKGENADKDGKTRSRKHQKCDTGNDGKDPSVDSDRLAARKRRFGDASGRTIRQKRRRLEDEDGSQPQDFGASTAFTKDIDGDRKSQQKDSQRRDSRSKSERLVFLGSHKEGQDPAMRGQEELPEGSMDPMDSKRHSMSRRFSHDGNMDQDNARNQDPQSPFKYGAQDNDKGVKEEPLDIDLSQSYRKQMEQRRLHQQLQEPDKQEKAGSPQGLETEDLEHRSLVHEVGKPPQDVTDHFPSHKLKKLEQFDADISAKRGDRVYRSFRQKSEDPEWHNTASPGLQHFSHHAEQDFAESSHLREVKTEDKSHPDLELAVKRTHTTQMSKPSTPLQLSEEEREKQWESRVKQDFLPDLNFSRGIGKNTHNRKRLEYGILQDLEPGEVRSDSEEDREHKPHSPMPSTSMPFSDGQRVDRFSDPKLATLERMKFYSFALDQTITPDTKALLERAKSLSSSREDNWSFLDYDSHFAGLRSRKDTEKVESAPRPTPSWYMKKKKIRSGGSEDKLDDRKEDPKPKPEEHERRELFASRFLHSSIFEQDSRRLQHLERKHEDPEQSPAQQTGQLGLADGQPDTEPVVLFHSRFLEFTRLQQQKDQQLHEVKRADSVDSNRVEKSLEAEQQPLQFPKTSEPVMDPETKPTSPAENHMISQPPLMPKEMSPPKQMSPPLPPKGMSPPLPPKEMAPPKEMAPPLPPKEMAPPLPPKEMAPPLPPKEMSPPLPPKEMSPPLPPKEMSPPLPPKEMSPPLPPKEMSPPLPPKEMSPPLPPKEMSPPLPPKEMSPPFPPKEMSPPFPPKEMSPPLPPKEMSPPLPPKEMSPPLPPKEMSPPLPPKETPDLFTPEPKGPEPAAPEPLTKENRENEQLPPLLQIPPHEMLTPASVNLVAPEHIRSVRKVKRTPSGEKSEDIAQDIQILNPEQSSSSDCLHETSVSSFVPEPELAAPELPPEFLSSTPPNPVEEMEVSKDDANTDNTDTHTEVEKKLELNQTQVLVDNETSDESISPPQKSKNKKSKSPTQVPLTHLVSTTSSEKPLTRKSERTKRASSPRAESSKGNSDSKSTGKSPIHGADPEHGTEQSISVGRARRRNVKSVYATPVEEDATKGAGKDVTESPRTARKRGGDKDKEAAPQQPLEQDSLAPITSRRGRPPKNRRQGEDMLTAKGDRSKMETKDTDSNESESSERISKVSKGRHSPHGHKALASQLPMPIATGSSRKGDKTEPPEDVQQMDFTEDSLAMQDCTVSYKEDTVAPGVTKKEENVKQQLGTEKSRDKDRQKKDPVDEKASVTKFGEKESEPPVVEEQPVLEKMEKSGRGKAPRLTRTPKSPVLKNLKIRLNVTEVKDLLQMGDEEPENGDDSSKKTKPGESTNDPLLESSPGKDVSSSNEDKDESTPETKPPIDPKTLLQQEQELEQAVENIAKLTDPTLPAESPTPLAPPSAELKIDTEEEKSANPASEYELAAAIDSIMGEDIPVPLPQEPVISAVVESDLEIPSFVQPTKGAEPVSNISPIQGESFFPTTPRKGAKGRAKTPKRSKSQKSNKKDTVKEISSEPENTSVITSDSIPSNSQPVPETIPSTPAAGVITTTSWKPKTEHLAPKATDMPKESKLPPVLTEQPPPQHLKPVCPQTKSPTLPKPQQQQPPPPPECISPSLSPPPTRPNIRPTQPSRIPVSPPDWLNQSKDAGVPSSPRASAASFENPAIPSDTEPLETERNNSDLRRILMKHKNVSLPVPCSSSVPSNLGTLSLRDPPHLPESNTPMVAVTSKTSLNDNRPHPAQPVVRPPASLPSPESKSVISVIASTATSVISRVCNPPDMEKVNMSVDRNPVVDMPLLKQTYRPPSMEDRDSGSYHGPSVGEEGGSAGRYLVESSGLGTGSSPGLRVNTSEGVVVLSHSGQIKEGPQRISAKISQIPPATVVDMESQQLVSMPQIKQEMYTHSQSNTPKCPPIQTDHGHLKTQQTVSSIKQENTGMEKLESPYPSGPQGGVVKRLQQTVGNPQVMGYHHSEFTMLLKHPKKVDGADAMNADGCKPSWTSAISPAMSPHLPSPAGNHVGFVPGSATDRTPSHLSGVKQEPRSPRKSGHPHSPFTKVSSPIGSSSPKGLPGMLPSSLPTMQQYVTSVHHPEQSVIMQPHSAHGGIGRMSPHRASQAIPMGHLVQGEVRVNTPPLSVMSFGMHGDPLASPWSGPLQQRPTSPQAVGRDIVLKVNPGNVRGHEGEQDDARRFHQTTGRQSATQLKAETMQPDPRGALLSGLQLDPYMSPRDLRVLMHHPQGERSAPEPHQGHIQETVPPSSTSTNITSSMSPRAHLLAKGVSEKDVTKPQEVKRPHSPPKDGMMGFRPSMAAMASPQRVQLLPSGTGASFSEYPGIYTNTRAIHSQITETSPFGINQVPLNITSALGADPSQSQADVKVKQVGQQPVNMVQLLTKYPIVWQGLLALKNDQAAVQLHFVCGNKGLALRSLPLPEGGSLLRIVQRMRLEASQLDGVARRMTQGESEFCLLLALPCGRDQEDVLNQTQALRTAFINYLQAKLAAGIINVPNPGSNQPAYVLQIFPPCEFSESHLSRLAPDLLNRISNISPHLMIVITSV encoded by the exons ATGGTTCGGGAAACCAGACACCTTTGGGTGGGAAATTTACCCGAACATGTTCGAGAGGAGAAAATTGTCGAACATTTTAAACG CTATGGACGCGTCGAGAGCGTCAAGGTCCTGCGGAAGCGTGGGTCGGAGGGTGGCGTGGCAGCCTTTGTGGATTTTGTGGATATCAAAAGTGCACAGAAGGCTCACAATGCTGTCAACAAGATGGGTGACAGGGACCTGCGCACTGACTACAATGAACCTGGGTCTGTCCCTAGTGCTGTTCGGGGCCTTGATGACAACCCCCCCTCGAGCAGTCACGGGCGGGATGTTTCAGGATTCTCTAGGGGGGCAGTGGGTCCAGTGTTTGGCCCCCCAGTGTCCATTCACACCAGAGAGGGGCGTTATGAACGGATAAGAGATGG CTCAGAGAGCCGGGAGCGTGCATATGATCACAGCCCCTATGGACACCATGAGCGCGGTGGCACTTTTGATAGACAGCGTCACTACAACGCAGACTATTACCGCGATCGCACCATGTTTGCAGCTGGAGTTAGCCCTGGGCCAGGAAGTGCCGGTGCTATGGGTGGGAGCTTTGAAACCCCGGAGCCTCATTTTGAGTCCAGGATCCGAGGAGATCCCTTCACCTTGTCTAGTGCTGCGCGGCGTGACCCCTATCGAGATGACCGAGGGCGTCGTGTTGACAGAACTTACCATCGCCGCAGTCGGTCATCTCATTCTTCACAATCTCGACACCCCTCCCCGCAAAGGACCACGGGGCAAACGCCCAAAGCCCCCCATTCCCCCAAAAGAGCCCCCCTCTCCCCAGGTAGAGGTCCACGCTCTAGGTCTCGTAGTAGGTCCTCTAGCTCTGATTCTGTCAGCAGCACCAGCAGTACCGGCAGTGGCAG CAGCGATTCAAACAGCAGCTCAAGTGATGGGTCTCATGCACGCTCTGTTCAGTCCTCTGCTACACATGCACCCCCTTCTCAGCCGTGCTCTATGGTAATGGAAGGTGATGAACCACGCAGAAGCTTTGGCATCCGGGTGCAGAACCTACCAGTGCGCTCCACAG ACACAAGTTTAAAAGATGGACTGTTCCATGAGTTCAAGAAACATGGGAAAGTGACATCCGTGCAGATCCACGGGGCCTTGGAGGACCGATATGGTCTGGTGTTCTTCAGACAGCAGGAAGACCAAGAGAAAGCCCTCAACGTCTCCAAAGGAAAGCTTTTCTTCGGCATGATGATCGAGGTTTCTGCCTGGAACGGCCCTG aaacagagagcgagaatgAATTCAGGCCTTTGGATGGACGGATTGATGAATTTCACCCCAAGGCGACTAGGACCCTGTTTATCGGCAACTTGGAGAAGACCACCAGTTACCAACAACTACTTGATATCTTTCAGCGCTTTGGAGAGATTGTG GATATTGACATTAAAAAGGTTAATGGTGTTCCTCAATACGCCTTTGTGCAGTATTCTGATATTGTCAGTGTCTGCAAAGCTATAAAGAAGATGGATGGAGAGTATTTGGGGAGCAACCGGCTCAAG CTGGGTTTTGGGAAGAGTATGCCCACAACATGTGTTTGGCTGGACGGTTTGGCTTCCAACATCACAGAGCAATATCTCACACGTCACTTCTGCCGCTATGGACATGTAGTCAAG GTGGTGTTTGACAGGTTGAAGGGGATGGCTCTCATCTTGTATAACAACACAGATTTTGCACAGGCAGCTGTCAGGGAGACCAAAGGCTGGAAGATTGGCGGCAACAAAATAAAG GTGGATTTTGCCAGCCAAGAGAGTCAGATGGCTTTTTATCGCTCTATGCAGGCCTCTGGGCAAGACATTAGAGACTTCTATGAAATTCCAACTGAAAGAAG AGAGGAACGACCAAGACCTCCATACCATGAGTTCTCAGCAGAAAGAGCCTACTTTGAGAATGCACGCACCCCTGGCACCATTTACCCCGAAGATCCTCGCAGAGACTATCCTGCCCGCAGCCGTGAGCGGTATTCTGAACTGGAGCACTACCAGGGAGAACACTTTGACCCACGCTACCATGAAGACCCCCGGGAGTTCAGGGATTATCGAGATCCTTTTGAGCAGGACATTCGGAAGTACACATACATCCAGAGGGAGCGAGAAAGGGAGCGGGAGCGCTTTGAGGCAGACCATGGCATGTGGAGCCCCTCTCATCCACGGCGCCCGATCACCCCTTCTGCCTCCCCTTCACCATCTGAGCGTGCTCCCAGAGACCCAGAGCGACGGGTCTACAGTCAATCCTCTGAGCGAAGTGGTAGTTGCAGCTCACTCTCACCACCACGCTTTGACAAGACTGACAAGGCTCCTCCTTTGGAACATGGAGCCAGCTCTAAGAGTGAGAGGTTGGAAAAAGACATCCACCTGGTTGAACCTGAGCGTGTTGCTGGGGCTGAGAAGAGCAAGCGGGGGAGACGAAAGGAGAAAGGTGACAAAGAAAAAGGGGAGAAGAGTAAGTCAAGGAAAGCAAAGGTGAATTCTCCCAGCATCCCACCGTCTGAGACAGAGCTAGAACCCAGCCTGGATGGAGGCTCTGGAAGGGGAAAGGTGTCAGACCAGGACAGCCTTGACAGACAGCGGTATAAAGGTGACAACGACCCTCCTTCAGATCCGACAACGTCAACCTCTCGCCATGAGCCTGTAAAAAGTGAGAGGCTTGAGTCGGGGAAAGGTGAGAATGCAGACAAGGATGGTAAAACACGTTCCAGAAAACACCAAAAATGTGACACTGGAAATGATGGGAAAGATCCATCAGTGGATTCTGATCGGTTGGCTGCGAGAAAGAGGCGCTTTGGAGATGCCAGTGGGAGAACCATTCGACAGAAGAGGAGAAGGCTGGAAGATGAGGATGGGAGTCAACCCCAAGACTTTGGAGCTAGCACTGCCTTTACAAAAGATATTGATGGTGACAGAAAGTCTCAGCAAAAAGACTCACAGCGGAGGGATTCAAGATCCAAATCAGAGAGACTGGTGTTTCTTGGCAGTCATAAAGAGGGTCAGGATCCTGCAATGAGAGGACAAGAAGAGCTGCCCGAGGGGAGCATGGACCCTATGGACTCAAAACGCCACAGTATGTCCAGAAGGTTCTCCCATGATGGGAACATGGACCAAGACAATGCAAGAAATCAAGATCCACAGAGCCCTTTCAAATATGGTGCACAAGACAATGACAAGGGTGTCAAGGAAGAGCCTCTTGATATTGATCTCTCCCAAAGTTACCGCAAACAGATGGAGCAAAGGAGGCTCCACCAACAGCTTCAAGAGCCAGACAAACAAGAAAAAGCTGGGAGTCCACAAGGCTTAGAAACGGAGGACCTGGAACACCGCAGTCTGGTACATGAAGTGGGCAAGCCACCTCAAGATGTCACAGATCATTTCCCATCTCATAAACTCAAGAAACTAGAGCAATTTGACGCAGATATCAGTGCCAAGAGGGGGGACCGTGTCTACAGGAGCTTCCGGCAAAAGAGTGAAGATCCTGAGTGGCACAACACTGCCTCTCCAGGCTTGCAACACTTCTCTCATCATGCTGAGCAGGACTTTGCTGAATCTTCACATCTCAGGGAGGTTAAAACGGAGGATAAAAGCCACCCAGACCTGGAGCTGGCAGTCAAAAGGACACATACAACGCAAATGTCCAAGCCAAGCACTCCTTTACAACTTAGTGAAGAAGAGCGGGAAAAACAGTGGGAGAGCAGAGTCAAGCAAGATTTTTTACCTGACTTAAACTTCTCTAGAGGCATTGGAAAAAATACGCACAATCGCAAGCGCTTGGAGTATGGAATTTTGCAAGATTTGGAGCCTGGGGAAGTACGATCCGATTCCGAAGAGGATAGAGAGCACAAACCACATTCTCCTATGCCCTCCACTTCTATGCCTTTCTCTGACGGGCAACGAGTGGACAGATTTTCAGACCCCAAGCTTGCCACTTTGGAGAGGATGAAGTTCTACTCCTTTGCACTTGACCAGACCATCACACCAGATACCAAGGCCCTGCTAGAGCGAGCAaagtctctgtcctcctctaggGAGGACAACTGGTCTTTCTTGGATTATGATTCACACTTTGCAGGTTTGCGCAGCAGGAAAGATACTGAAAAGGTTGAGTCAGCACCACGGCCTACACCCTCTTGGTacatgaagaagaagaaaattcGCAGTGGTGGGTCTGAAGACAAACTAGATGACAGGAAGGAAGACCCCAAGCCCAAGCCAGAGGAACATGAACGCAGGGAACTGTTTGCCTCTCGTTTCCTACACAGCTCAATCTTTGAGCAGGACTCAAGACGTCTTCAGCACCTAGAGCGAAAGCATGAGGACCCTGAGCAAAGTCCGGCTCAACAAACTGGTCAGCTAGGCCTGGCAGATGGGCAGCCTGACACAGAACCAGTTGTCCTCTTCCATAGCCGCTTTTTAGAGTTCACGCGGCTGCAACAGCAGAAAGACCAACAGTTACATGAAGTAAAAAGAGCAGATTCTGTAGATAGTAATAGGGTGGAGAAGTCACTGGAGGCAGAACAGCAACCTCTGCAGTTTCCTAAAACCTCAGAACCGGTCATGGATCCAGAGACTAAACCTACTAGCCCTGCTGAGAACCACATGATTTCCCAGCCCCCACTTATGCCCAAGGAGATGTCTCCACCTAAGCAAAtgtctccaccccttccacccaaggggatgtctccaccccttccaccCAAAGAAATGGCTCCACCCAAGGAAATGGCTCCACCCCTTCCACCCAAGGAAATGGCTCCACCCCTTCCACCCAAGGAAATGGCTCCACCCCTTCCACCCAAGGAA AtgtctccaccccttccacccaaggaaatgtctccaccccttccacccaaggaaatgtctccaccccttccacccaaggaaatgtctccaccccttccacccaaggaaatgtctccaccccttccacccaaggaaatgtctccaccccttccacccaaggaaatgtctccaccccttccaccCAAGGAAATGTCTCCACCCTTTCCACCCAAGGAAATGTCTCCACCCTTTCCACCCAAGGAAAtgtctccaccccttccacccaaggaaatgtctccaccccttccacccaaggaaatgtctccaccccttccacccaaggaaatgtctccaccccttccaccCAAGGAAACACCTGACCTGTTTACTCCAGAGCCAAAGGGTCCAGAGCCAGCTGCACCCGAACCTTTGACAAAAGAAAACAGAGAAAATGAACAGCTCCCTCCCCTCCTGCAAATACCTCCGCATGAGATGTTGACCCCTGCTTCTGTTAATTTAGTAGCCCCTGAGCACATCCGTTCTGTGAGAAAAGTTAAAAGAACCCCTAGTGGAGAGAAATCTGAAGATATAGCTCAGGATATTCAAATATTGAACCCCGAGCAGTCTTCCAGCAGTGATTGCCTTCATGAAACATCAGTGAGTAGTTTTGTACCAGAGCCTGAGCTGGCGGCACCTGAATTACCACCTGAATTTTTAAGTTCCACACCACCTAACCCTGTTGAGGAGATGGAGGTTTCAAAAGATGATGCCAACACTGACAATACAGACACTCATACAGAGGTGGAAAAGAAACTTGAACTCAATCAGACCCAGGTGCTTGTTGATAATGAAACCAGTGATGAGTCAATTTCACCACCTCAAAAGTCCAAGAACAAAAAGAGTAAGTCTCCTACTCAAGTCCCACTGACTCATTTGGTTTCAACAACTAGTTCAGAGAAACCGCTTACCCGCAAGAGTGAACGCACAAAACGTGCATCATCCCCAAGAGCAGAGTCTTCAAAGGGAAACTCAGATTCCAAATCCACAGGCAAGTCTCCCATACATGGAGCAGACCCTGAACATGGCACAGAGCAGAGTATATCTGTTGGAAGAGCAAGGCGTAGAAATGTGAAATCTGTGTATGCCACCCCAGTTGAGGAAGATGCCACTAAGGGGGCTGGAAAGGATGTAACTGAGTCACCCCGCACTGCACGGAAACGAGGTGGAGACAAAGACAAGGAAGCAGCCCCTCAGCAACCGTTAGAGCAGGATTCCCTTGCACCTATTACTTCAAGGCGGGGACGTCCCCCTAAGAATCGGCGACAAGGAGAGGACATGTTAACAGCTAAAGGGGATAGATCGAAAATGGAGACCAAGGATACAGACTCCAATGAATCAGAGAGTAGTGAAAGAATTTCAAAAGTGTCAAAAGGCAGACATTCTCCTCATGGTCATAAAGCTTTGGCGAGTCAATTACCCATGCCCATAGCGACTGGATCAAGTAGGAAGGGGGACAAAACTGAACCACCAGAAGATGTTCAGCAGATGGATTTTACAGAAGACAGCTTGGCCATGCAGGATTGCACTGTCTCATATAAGGAAGATACTGTAGCACCAGGTGTGACAAAGAAAGAGGAGAATGTTAAGCAACAACTAGGAACAGAGAAATCACGAGATAAAGACAGGCAGAAAAAGGACCCTGTTGACGAGAAAGCCAGTGTAACTAAATTTGGCGAGAAAGAGTCTGAACCACCAGTCGTGGAAGAACAGCCTGTATTGGAGAAAATggagaagagtgggagaggaaaAGCTCCACGCTTGACACGGACTCCAAAATCTCCTGTCCTCAAGAACCTGAAGATCAGACTAAATGTCACTGAGGTGAAAGATTTGCTTCAAATGGGGGATGAGGAACCTGAAAATGGGGATGATTCTTCTAAAAAGACCAAACCAGGCGAATCTACTAATGACCCATTATTAGAGTCTAGCCCAGGAAAAGATGTGAGTTCTAGCAACGAGGATAAAGATGAGAGCACACCAGAAACTAAGCCGCCAATAGATCCTAAAACGTTGCTACAACAGGAACAGGAGCTTGAGCAAGCTGTGGAGAACATTGCTAAACTGACAGACCCAACCCTCCCAGCAGAGTCACCAACTCCACTTGCCCCACCATCTGCAGAATTAAAAATTGACACTGAGGAAGAGAAATCTGCCAATCCTGCTAGTGAGTATGAACTTGCTGCTGCCATTGATTCGATTATGGGTGAGGATATACCTGTCCCTCTGCCTCAAGAGCCGGTAATTAGTGCTGTTGTGGAATCAGACCTAGAGATTCCATCCTTCGTCCAGCCGACCAAGGGAGCTGAACCTGTTAGTAACATATCTCCTATTCAGGGGGAGTCCTTTTTCCCAACTACACCCAGGAAGGGTGCTAAGGGCAGAGCTAAAACACCGAAACGGTCTAAGAGCCAAAAATCAAACAAAAAGGACACTGTAAAAGAAATTTCATCAGAACCGGAGAACACCTCTGTTATCACATCAGACAGCATACCCTCCAATTCACAGCCTGTTCCAGAAACTATTCCCTCAACCCCAGCTGCCGGTGTCATTACAACCACCTCTTGGAAGCCTAAAACTGAGCATTTGGCTCCTAAGGCTACAGACATGCCTAAAGAATCGAAGTTACCTCCAGTCCTTACAGAGCAACCTCCACCTCAACATCTGAAACCTGTCTGCCCCCAAACAAAAAGTCCCACTCTCCCCaagcctcaacaacaacaaccaccaccaccacctgagtGCATCTCACCTTCACTTTCTCCACCCCCAACCCGGCCAAACATCAGGCCCACACAGCCAAGCAGGATACCAGTTTCCCCACCAGATTGGCTCAACCAGTCCAAGGACGCAGGTGTCCCTTCCTCTCCTAGAGCATCAGCAGCTTCCTTTGAGAACCCAGCAATTCCCTCTGACACTGAGCCCTTGGAGACTGAGCGTAACAACAGTGACTTGCGTAGGATTCTCATGAAGCACAAAAATGTTTCACTCCCAGTCCCATGCAGTAGTTCTGTTCCTAGCAATTTGGGCACCTTATCCCTTAGGGATCCTCCACACCTACCTGAAAGTAATACCCCAATGGTTGCTGTGACGAGTAAGACCTCTCTTAATGACAACAGGCCTCATCCAGCTCAGCCTGTAGTCCGGCCCCCAGCCTCACTACCATCCCCTgagtcaaagtctgtcatttctgTTATTGCCTCCACTGCCACCTCTGTTATCAGTCGTGTTTGCAATCCACCTGACATGGAGAAGGTTAATATGTCAGTTGACAGAAATCCCGTAGTGGACATGCCACTTCTCAAGCAGACATACAGGCCGCCCAGCATGGAGGACAGGGACAGTGGTTCGTACCATGGACCATCAGTTGGCGAGGAGGGTGGAAGTGCTGGGAGGTACTTGGTTGAGAGCTCCGGTCTGGGTACTGGCTCCAGCCCAGGTCTAAGGGTGAATACCTCTGAGGGAGTGGTGGTGTTGAGTCACTCAGGACAGATCAAGGAGGGACCACAGAGGATAAGTGCCAAAATCAGCCAGATCCCACCAGCTACTGTAGTTGACATGGAATCTCAGCAGCTAGTGTCCATGCCCCAGATAAAACAGGAGATGTATACCCACTCCCAGTCAAACACTCCAAAGTGTCCTCCAATACAGACAGACCATGGGCACCTTAAGACGCAACAAACGGTTTCCTCCATTAAACAAGAAAACACTGGTATGGAAAAGTTAGAATCTCCCTACCCATCAGGGCCTCAAGGAGGAGTCGTGAAGAGGCTTCAGCAGACAGTTGGTAATCCACAAGTGATGGGTTACCATCATTCAGAGTTCACAATGTTATTGAAGCATCCAAAGAAAGTGGATGGGGCTGACGCTATGAACGCTGATGGGTGTAAACCATCTTGGACCTCTGCCATAAGTCCTGCAATGAGCCCCCACCTGCCCTCTCCGGCTGGCAACCATGTAGGCTTTGTTCCCGGTTCGGCCACTGACAGAACTCCCTCACATCTCAGTGGGGTCAAACAGGAGCCCCGTTCTCCTCGCAAGTCAGGCCATCCACATTCTCCGTTCACTAAAGTGTCCTCTCCCATCGGCTCCTCCTCTCCCAAAGGCCTCCCTGGGATGCTGCCCTCTAGCCTGCCCACCATGCAGCAGTATGTCACCAGTGTCCACCACCCTGAGCAGTCTGTCATCATGCAACCTCACAGTGCTCACGGTGGCATTGGAAGGATGTCACCCCATCGTGCCTCCCAAGCAATCCCCATGGGGCACCTTGTCCAAGGAGAGGTCAGGGTGAACACGCCACCCCTATCTGTCATGAGTTTCGGGATGCATGGAGACCCTCTTGCCTCTCCCTGGTCTGGTCCTCTCCAGCAACGCCCCACCTCGCCCCAGGCGGTAGGCAGAGACATAGTCCTCAAGGTTAACCCTGGGAATGTGAGGGGCCATGAGGGAGAGCAAGACGATGCCAGGCGCTTCCATCAGACCACAGGGAGACAATCTGCCACACAGCTGAAAGCAGAGACTATGCAGCCGGATCCCCGTGGGGCTCTACTTAGCGGGCTGCAGCTGGACCCGTACATGTCGCCCAGGGACTTGCGTGTGCTCATGCACCACCCTCAGGGAGAGCGCTCGGCCCCAGAGCCACACCAGGGACACATCCAAGAGACTGTCCCACCCTCCTCAACATCTACCAACATCACCTCGTCGATGTCCCCCAGGGCACATCTGCTGGCTAAAGGTGTGTCCGAGAAGGATGTCACAAAGCCACAGGAGGTCAAGAGGCCACACTCTCCTCCGAAGGATGGTATGATGGGGTTTCGGCCAAGTATGGCCGCCATGGCGTCCCCCCAAAGGGTGCAGCTGCTGCCATCGGGGACGGGAGCTTCTTTCTCGGAGTATCCAGGAATTTACACCAACACCCGGGCCATCCATTCACAGATCACTGAGACCTCTCCTTTTGGAATCAACCAGGTACCTCTCAACATCACTTCTGCCTTA GGTGCAGATCCCAGCCAGTCACAAGCTGATGTCAAGGTGAAACAAGTTGGACAGCAACCTGTGAACATGGTGCAGCTGCTCACG AAGTACCCGATAGTGTGGCAAGGGCTGCTGGCACTGAAAAATGACCAGGCTGCTGTCCAGTTGCATTTTGTCTGTGGCAACAAAGGATTGGCCCTACGGTCACTGCCCCTACCAGAGGGAGGATCGCTGCTTCGGATCGTCCAGAGAATGAGACTCGAGGCGTCACAACTGGATGGTGTGGCTAGAAGAATGACA CAGGGGGAGAGTGAGTTCTGTCTCCTGCTTGCCCTGCCATGTGGACGGGACCAGGAGGATGTCCTGAACCAGACCCAGGCCCTAAGAACCGCTTTCATCAACTACCTTCAGGCCAAGCTGGCTGCAGGCATCATCAATGTCCCCAACCCAGGCTCCAATCAG cctgcCTACGTGTTGCAGATATTCCCACCATGTGAGTTTTCAGAGAGCCACCTATCCCGGCTAGCCCCTGACCTCCTCAACCGGATCTCCAATATCTCCCCCCACCTCATGATTGTCATCACCTCTGTTTAA